The following proteins are co-located in the Citrobacter freundii ATCC 8090 = MTCC 1658 = NBRC 12681 genome:
- the narJ gene encoding nitrate reductase molybdenum cofactor assembly chaperone, with protein MIELVIVSRLLEYPDAALWQHQQELFDALASSENLDKEDAQTLGVFLRDLIAQDVLDVQASYSELFDRGRATSLLLFEHVHGESRDRGQAMVDLMAQYEQHGLQLDSRELPDHLPLYLEYLAQLPKSEALGGLQDIAPILALLSARLQQRGSRYAVLFDLLLKLANTVIDSDKVAEKIADEARDDTPQALDAVWEEEQVKFFADQGCGESEISAHQRRFAGAVAPQYLNITTGGQH; from the coding sequence ATGATTGAACTCGTCATTGTTTCGCGTTTGCTCGAGTACCCGGATGCTGCCCTGTGGCAGCATCAGCAGGAACTTTTCGATGCACTCGCGTCATCTGAGAACCTGGATAAAGAGGATGCCCAGACTCTGGGCGTTTTCCTGCGCGATCTAATCGCGCAAGACGTGCTGGATGTGCAGGCAAGTTACAGCGAACTGTTTGATCGTGGCCGTGCCACCTCGCTGCTGCTGTTTGAACATGTACACGGTGAATCCCGCGATCGCGGTCAGGCGATGGTTGACCTGATGGCACAGTATGAACAGCACGGTTTGCAGCTCGACAGCCGCGAACTTCCCGATCATCTGCCGTTGTATCTGGAATATCTTGCGCAACTGCCGAAAAGCGAAGCGCTAGGTGGCTTGCAGGATATTGCGCCGATCCTGGCTTTGCTCAGCGCTCGTTTGCAGCAGCGTGGAAGCCGTTATGCAGTGCTGTTCGATTTGCTGTTAAAACTGGCGAATACCGTTATCGACAGCGATAAAGTGGCTGAAAAAATTGCGGATGAAGCCCGTGATGATACTCCACAAGCGCTGGATGCGGTCTGGGAAGAAGAGCAGGTAAAATTCTTCGCCGATCAGGGGTGTGGCGAGTCGGAAATCTCCGCTCACCAGCGTCGTTTTGCCGGGGCCGTTGCGCCGCAGTATCTGAATATCACCACCGGAGGACAGCACTAA
- the purU gene encoding formyltetrahydrofolate deformylase, which translates to MHSLQRKVLRTICPDQKGLIARITNICYKHELNIVQNNEFVDHRTGRFFMRTELEGIFNDVTLLADLDSALPEGSIRELTPAGRRRIVILVTKEAHCLGDLLMKANYGGLDVEIAAVIGNHETLRPLVERFDIPFELVSHEGLTRDEHDQKMADAIDAHQPDYVVLAKYMRVLTPTFVSRFPNKIINIHHSFLPAFIGARPYHQAYERGVKIIGATAHYVNDNLDEGPIIMQDVIHVDHTYTAEDMMRAGRDVEKNVLSRALYQVLAQRVFVYGNRTIIL; encoded by the coding sequence ATGCATTCATTACAAAGAAAAGTGCTGCGTACTATTTGCCCGGACCAAAAAGGTCTGATCGCGCGCATTACGAATATCTGTTACAAGCATGAACTGAACATCGTGCAGAACAATGAGTTTGTGGACCACCGCACCGGACGCTTTTTTATGCGCACCGAACTGGAGGGCATTTTTAACGACGTCACGCTGCTTGCCGATCTGGACAGCGCCTTACCTGAAGGCTCAATTCGTGAATTAACCCCAGCAGGCCGCCGCCGCATCGTCATTTTGGTCACTAAGGAAGCGCATTGCCTGGGCGATCTGTTAATGAAGGCCAATTATGGCGGGCTGGATGTTGAAATCGCCGCGGTGATCGGCAATCACGAGACGTTGCGTCCTCTGGTTGAACGGTTTGATATTCCGTTTGAGCTGGTCAGCCATGAAGGTTTAACACGTGACGAACATGATCAGAAAATGGCTGACGCTATCGACGCCCATCAGCCGGACTATGTCGTGCTGGCTAAATACATGCGCGTTCTGACCCCGACATTTGTTTCACGCTTCCCAAATAAAATTATCAATATTCACCATTCATTCCTGCCAGCATTCATTGGTGCTCGCCCGTACCATCAAGCTTATGAGCGCGGCGTGAAAATCATCGGCGCGACAGCCCACTACGTGAATGATAACCTTGATGAAGGCCCAATCATTATGCAGGACGTGATCCATGTTGATCACACCTACACTGCCGAAGATATGATGCGTGCGGGTCGCGACGTTGAAAAAAATGTTTTAAGCCGCGCGCTGTATCAGGTTCTGGCTCAGCGCGTCTTTGTTTACGGTAACCGAACGATTATTCTGTAA
- the narI gene encoding respiratory nitrate reductase subunit gamma codes for MHFLNTFFFDIYPYIAGSVFLIGSWLRYDYGQYTWRAASSQMLDRKGMNLASNLFHIGILGIFAGHFLGMLTPHWMYEAWLPLEVKQKMAMFAGGASGVMCLIGGVLLLKRRLFSPRVRATTTGADILILSLLVIQCALGLLTIPFSAQHMDGSEMMKLVNWAQTVVTFHGGASQYLDGVAFIFRVHLVLGMTLFLLFPFSRLVHIWSVPVEYLTRKYQIVRARH; via the coding sequence ATGCACTTCCTGAATACGTTCTTCTTTGACATCTATCCGTACATCGCGGGTTCTGTCTTTCTGATCGGCAGTTGGCTGCGTTATGACTACGGGCAGTATACATGGCGTGCGGCCTCCAGTCAGATGCTGGATCGCAAAGGGATGAACCTGGCGTCAAACCTGTTTCACATTGGGATCCTGGGGATTTTTGCCGGGCACTTCTTGGGTATGTTAACGCCACACTGGATGTATGAAGCGTGGCTGCCGCTTGAAGTGAAACAAAAGATGGCGATGTTCGCGGGTGGCGCTAGCGGCGTAATGTGTCTGATTGGCGGTGTACTGCTGCTGAAACGTCGTTTGTTCAGCCCACGAGTGCGGGCTACCACCACCGGAGCGGATATTCTGATCCTCTCTCTGTTGGTTATCCAGTGTGCGCTGGGTCTGCTGACCATTCCGTTCTCCGCCCAGCATATGGACGGCAGCGAGATGATGAAGCTGGTGAACTGGGCGCAGACAGTGGTGACCTTCCATGGCGGAGCGTCTCAGTATCTGGATGGCGTCGCATTTATTTTCCGTGTGCACCTTGTGCTGGGTATGACGCTGTTCCTGTTGTTTCCATTCTCGCGTCTGGTACACATCTGGAGCGTCCCGGTCGAATATCTGACACGCAAATACCAGATTGTTCGTGCACGTCACTAA
- the narH gene encoding nitrate reductase subunit beta, giving the protein MKIRSQVGMVLNLDKCIGCHTCSVTCKNVWTSREGAEYAWFNNVETKPGTGFPTDWENQEKWKGGWIRKINGKLVPRMGNKALLLGKIFANPHLPGIDDYYEPFDFDYQTLHNTPADSKAQPIARPRSLITGQRMDKITKGPNWEDDLGGEFEKLAKDKNFENMQKAMYGQFENTFMMYLPRLCEHCLNPACVATCPSGAIYKREEDGIVLIDQDKCRGWRMCITGCPYKKIYFNWKSGKSEKCIFCYPRIEAGQPTVCSETCVGRIRYLGVLLYDADAIESAASTEHEKDLYQRQLDVFLDPNDPAVIEQALKDGIPLSVIDAAQQSPVYKMAMDWKLALPLHPEYRTLPMVWYVPPLSPIQSAADAGELGSNGILPDVDSLRIPVQYLANLLTAGDTQPVLLALKRMLAMRHYKRTETVDGKVDTRALEEVGLSEAQAQEMYRYLAIANYEDRFVVPSSHRELARDAFPEKSGCGFTFGDGCHGSDTKFNLFNSRRIDAVDVTSKTEPHQ; this is encoded by the coding sequence ATGAAAATTCGTTCACAAGTCGGCATGGTGCTGAATCTCGATAAGTGCATCGGTTGCCACACCTGTTCAGTAACCTGTAAAAATGTCTGGACCAGCCGTGAAGGTGCGGAGTATGCCTGGTTTAACAACGTTGAAACCAAACCGGGTACTGGCTTCCCAACTGATTGGGAAAACCAGGAAAAATGGAAGGGCGGTTGGATCCGTAAAATCAACGGTAAGCTGGTGCCGCGCATGGGTAACAAAGCGCTGCTGCTGGGTAAAATTTTTGCTAACCCGCATTTGCCAGGTATTGATGACTACTACGAACCGTTTGACTTCGATTACCAGACTCTGCACAACACCCCGGCAGACAGCAAAGCGCAGCCGATTGCCCGTCCGCGCTCGCTGATCACCGGTCAGCGTATGGATAAAATCACCAAAGGTCCGAACTGGGAAGATGACCTCGGCGGTGAGTTCGAGAAGCTGGCGAAAGACAAAAATTTCGAGAACATGCAGAAGGCGATGTACGGTCAGTTCGAAAACACCTTCATGATGTATTTGCCGCGTCTGTGCGAGCACTGCCTTAATCCGGCGTGCGTGGCGACTTGCCCGAGCGGTGCCATTTACAAGCGTGAAGAAGATGGCATCGTGCTGATCGATCAGGACAAATGCCGCGGCTGGCGTATGTGCATCACCGGTTGCCCGTATAAAAAAATCTACTTCAACTGGAAGAGCGGTAAGTCAGAGAAGTGCATTTTCTGCTATCCACGTATCGAAGCCGGTCAGCCGACCGTGTGCTCCGAAACCTGCGTCGGTCGTATCCGTTACCTCGGCGTACTGCTGTATGACGCGGATGCGATTGAAAGCGCGGCAAGCACCGAGCATGAGAAAGATCTGTACCAGCGTCAACTGGACGTGTTCCTCGATCCGAACGATCCGGCTGTTATTGAACAAGCGCTGAAAGATGGTATTCCGCTGAGCGTTATCGATGCCGCCCAGCAGTCTCCGGTTTATAAAATGGCGATGGACTGGAAGTTGGCGCTGCCACTGCATCCGGAATACCGCACATTGCCGATGGTTTGGTACGTGCCGCCATTGTCTCCGATTCAGTCTGCCGCCGATGCGGGCGAGCTGGGCAGCAACGGTATACTGCCGGACGTTGACAGTCTGCGTATCCCGGTTCAGTACCTGGCGAACCTGCTGACCGCAGGCGATACTCAGCCGGTGCTGTTGGCGCTGAAACGTATGCTGGCAATGCGTCACTACAAACGTACGGAAACCGTTGACGGTAAAGTCGATACCCGTGCGCTGGAAGAGGTGGGCTTGAGCGAAGCGCAGGCACAGGAAATGTATCGTTATCTGGCGATCGCGAACTACGAAGATCGTTTCGTGGTACCGAGCAGCCATCGTGAACTGGCGCGTGACGCGTTCCCGGAGAAAAGCGGTTGTGGCTTTACCTTCGGTGACGGTTGCCACGGTTCTGATACTAAATTCAATCTGTTCAACAGCCGCCGCATCGACGCTGTCGATGTGACCAGCAAAACGGAGCCGCACCAATGA